The window GCAGCTCGTTGAAGGTCGTCTTCTCGAAGGTCACATGCCCTATCATCTCGCCGCCACCTTGATAAGGGGGTATGGCATTGAGCCATTTCTCTTTGCCGTAGAGGACGCCGATGCCCGTGGGCCCATACATTTTATGAGCCGAGAGCACATAGAAGTCGACGTCGAGTGCCTGCACGTCGACCCGGTGGTGCAGGGCGCCTTGTGCGCCGTCGATGAGCACCGGTACCTGGTGGCGGTGGGCCATGTCGATAATCTCCTTGATGGGATTGACCGTTCCCAGGACATTCGACACATGGGTGATGGAGACCAGTCGGGTCTTTTCGTTGAAAGCCGAGGCAAGCGCCTCCATGTCGAGCACGCCCCGGTCGTCGATGGGTATGACGCGCAAGGCAATCTTCCGCTCGCTTTGCAGCAGTTGCCACGGCACGATGTTGGCGTGGTGTTCCATCTCCGAGATGATGACTTCGTCGCCGTCGTGGAGGAATGCCTCTCCGAAGGAGTGCGCCACGAGATTGATCGACTCGGTCGTGCCGCGGGTGAAGATAATCTCTTTTTCGCTGGCGGCGTTGAGGAATTGTTGTACGCGTCGGCGCGCATGTTCATGACCGTCGGTGGCTTCTTGGCTCAGGCGGTGCACGCCGCGGTGCACGTTGGCATTGATGCGGGTGTAGCCGTCGGTGATGGTCTCGATGACGCAGCGCGGTTTCTGGGAGGTGGCGGCATTGTCGAGGTAGACCAGCGGCTTGCCGTAGACTTCACGCGCAAGAATGGGAAAGTCTTCTCTTATTTTGTCGATGTCGAGCATGATATGTCTCCTTCCTTTATTGGCAGATGCGGCAGCCGGCACATTTGTCGAGGGTGCCTCTGAACCGGCGTTCGACCATCTTGTGCAACCTCTCCCGCAGGCTTTCGATGCGCACCTTCTCGATGACATCGTGTGTGAAGGCCACCATGAGCAACATGCGGGCTTCGGCTTCGGGTATTCCTCGCGAACGCATGTAGAAAAGGGCGTTCGTGTCGAGTTGCCCGGTCGTTGCGCCGTGGCTGCACTTCACGTCGTCGGCATAGATTTCGAGTTGCGGTTGGGTATAGATGTGAGCCTCCTTGGTGGTGCAGAGGTTGCGGTTGGTCTGTATGGCTGAGGTCTTTTGGGCGCCCTGTCGCACGAGAATGCGGCCGTTGAATACCCCTGTGGCCGAGTCTTCGAGTACATACTTGAAGAGCTCGTCGCTGGTGCAGTGGGCGGCTTTGTGGTCGATGAAGGTGAAGTTGTCGACGGCCTGACGCTTGTCGGCCACCGCCATGCCGTAGAGATGCGTCTCGGCGCCTTCGCCTTCGAGCGTGATGGTGAAGTTGTTGCGCGTGTAGCCGTTGTGCAGGGTGATGCCGTTGACCAGCACGTTCGATGAGCGTTCTTGGCGTATGAACGTCGATGCGACGCGATGGGTGTTGAGGGTCGACTCTTCGAGGTCGTAGTAGTCGAACTTGGCGTCGGGACCTACAAAAATCTCATTGACAGCCGAGGTCAGGAAATGCCCTTTGTCGAGCGTGTGGTCACATGCGAGCAGATGGGCCTGTGCCCCCTCTTCGAGCACGATGAGCATGCGCAGGTTGGCCATGAAGTCGTGCGAGCCGTGGGTGAGGTGTACGATTTGCAGCGGCTCTTCGATTTTTACATGACGGGGCACATAGAGAAAGAATCCGTCTTGCACGAGGGCCGTGTTGAGTGCCACGGTGCCGTCTTTCCCGGTGCCGGCCAGGCGGCCGTAGTAGCGGTCGACCAAGTCGGGGTAGCGGGTGGCTGCTTCGCAGAGGCTGCAAGCCAATACGCCCTCGGGCAGGGGCTTGGTGTTGTTGCCCGAGAATATGTCGCCGACGAAGAAGTAGGGCTGGCTTTCGAGGTCGGGAACGGCACATCGGAAACTCTCTTTTATTGTGGCTTGCGGGGCGATGCGTGCCAAGTTGAGCCCGTAGTCGGGCGCATAGAAGGCTTCGATGTCGGTGTGCAGGAACTCCTCTTGCCGCTTGTGGGGCAAACCCAGCCGTTCGAAGTCGCGCATGGCGGCATCGCGTCGGCTGTTCAACACGGCAGCCGAGTGGCGGTCGATGAGTTCCCGGTGCTGGCGGTAGAGGTCGATATATTGTTGTGCGGCATTCATAGGTGAAAGTTTTTAAGCGTCAACCTCTTTTTTTATCCAGTCGTAGCCCTTCTCTTCGAGTTCGAGCGCCAACTCGGGGCCGCCCGATTTGACGATGCGGCCCTTGTAGAGTACATGCACGAAGTCGGGGGCGATGTAGTCGAGCAGCCGCTGGTAATGGGTGATGACGATGGTGGCGTTTTGGTCCGATTTCAGTTGGTTGACCCCTTGCGATACGATGCGCAGGGCGTCGATGTCGAGGCCGCTGTCGGTCTCGTCGAGAATCGACAGCCGGGGTTGCAACATGGCCATCTGGAATATCTCGTTCCGTTTTTTCTCTCCGCCCGAGAATCCTTCATTGACCGAGCGGCTGGCCAGTTTGTTGTCGAGCTCGACAATGGCGCGTTTTTCGCGCATCATTTTCAGGAAATCGGTGGCCGACAGAGGTTCTTCGCCCCAGTATTTGCGTTTGGCATTGATGGCGGCACGCATGAAATTGACCATGCTGACTCCCGGTATCTCCACCGGGTATTGGAAACTGAGGAAGAGCCCTTCGTGGGCGCGGTCTTCGGGTGAGAGCGACAGCAGGTCTTTCCCGCAAAATTCGACACTTCCCTCGGTGACTTCAAAAGCCGGATTCCCGGTGAGTACCGACGACAGCGTGCTTTTTCCCGAACCGTTGGGCCCCATGATGGCGTGCACCTCTCCTTGTTTTACCGTCAGGTCGATGCCTTTCAATATCTCTTTGCCGTTGATGCTGGCGTGCAGATTTTTTATGGTGAGCATATGTCAGTATTTTTTTATTCTTTCCTTGTGCCCGGGCGAGACGCCGGCCTCTTATCCGACCGAACCTTCGAGCGTGATTTGCAATAGTTTCTGGGCCTCTACGGCAAACTCCATGGGCAGTTTGTTCATCACTTCCTTGGCATATCCGTTCACGATGAGGCCCACGGCTTCTTCGGTGGGAATGCCCCGCTGGTTGCAGTAGAAGATTTGTTCTTCGTTGATTTTCGACGTCGTTGCTTCGTGTTCCACGATGGCGGTGTCGTTCTTGATGTCCATGTAGGGGAACGTGTGGGCTCCGCATTGGTCGCTCAGCAACAGGCTGTCGCATTGGGTGTAGTTGCGGGCATTGTCGGCGCCGGGAGCCACGCGCACCAGTCCGCGGTAGCTGTTTTGGCTCTTGCCGGCCGAGATACCCTTCGACACGATGGTGCTGCGGGTGTTTTTCCCGATGTGTATCATCTTGGTGCCGGTGTCGGCTTGTTGGAAATTATTGGTCACGGCAACCGAATAAAATTCGCCGATGGAGTTGTCTCCGGCCAAAATGCAGCTGGGATATTTCCAAGTGATGGCCGAGCCGGTCTCTACCTGGGTCCAGGATATTTTGGAGTGGTCGCCTTTGCACAGTCCCCGCTTGGTGACGAAATTGTAGATGCCGCCGCGCCCCTCTTTGTCGCCGGGGTACCAGTTCTGCACGGTCGAGTATTTTACTTCGGCCCGTTCGTGGGCGCGTATCTCGACGATGGCGGCGTGCAGCTGGTTTTCGTCGCGCATGGGGGCGGTGCAACCTTCGAGGTAGCTTACATAACTGTCGTCGTCGGCGATGATGAGGGTGCGTTCGAATTGACCGGTGTTGGCCGCATTGATGCGGAAGTAGGTCGACAGCTCCATGGGGCAACGCACTCCTTTGGGAATGTATACGAACGAGCCGTCGCTGAATACCGCCGAGTTGAGGGCGGCAAAGAAGTTGTCGCGATAGGGAACCACCGTGCCCAGGTATTGGCGCACCAGGTCGGGGTAGTCTTTCACGGCCTCGCTGATGGAGCAGAAAATGACCCCCAGTTCGGCCAGTTTCTCCTTGAAGGTGGTTTTTACCGAGACGCTGTCCATGACCGCGTCGACGGCGATGCCCGAGAGTTTCATTTGCTCTTCGAGCGAAATGCCCAGTTTGTTGAAGGTGTCGAGCAGTTCGGGGTCGACCTCGTCGAGACTCTTGGGCGACTCTTTCTTCTTGGGGGCGGCGTAGTAGCTGATGGCTTGGTAGTCGATTTCGGGAATGTCGAGGTGCGCCCAGTGGGGCATTTCGAGCGTTTTCCAGTAGGCAAAGGCTTTGAGCCGGAAGTCGAGCAACCATTCGGGCTCGTGTTTCTTGGCCGATATGAGCCGCACCACGCCTTCGTTCAGACCCCGGGGAATTACTTCGGTGTCGATGTCGGTGACAAAGCCGTATTTGTAATCCGACGAGGTGACTTCATCGATGATTTTATCCGTGTCTCCATTCCCTTTGGGAACTTGGGGCACCGGTTGTCCGTTATGCGGGGAATTGATATTGTCTTTTTTCATTGTCGGGTACATGACGCAGTTGGGGCGATAGGCCCCGGTTTAAGGTAAGAACGACGGAAGGTCGTCTTTGTTTATTTCCGGCAGGGAGATTTGTATGTCGGGCAATTCGACCCGTTCTTTCGACCAGTCGATGACCACGGGAGCCACCTTCATGACCATTTGGCTCAGTCGGGCTTCCTGAGGGATTTGAGGTACGACCTGCTTGTCTCCCTGCGATAATATGGTATAGAGGTTGAGCAGCGCGCTGATGACAAGCAGGTATTTGAAGAAGCAGAAAATGCAGCCGGCGATGCGGTCGAACCACCCCAGGTGCAGCATGAGAAGCGTCTTTTTGAGCAGCCGCGCCAACAGGTTGCACCCGAAGAGCAACACCAGGAATGAGATGAGATAGGCCAGCTGGTGGGTGATGCGCGGGCCGGCGAAGTCGAACTGGTTGAGCAGGTTCTCGAACAGGGGCGCGAAGAGGTTGGCAAACAAGATGGCCACAATCAGCCCGCCAAGTGCTCCCAGTTGTTGCACGATGCCTTTGTGGTACCCGTGCACCAAACCGTATGCAAGAATGGCGCCAACGATAATATCTATGAATTCTACGTTCATCGTTGTTCTTTCGGGAAAAGGAGATAAGGCGGCCCGTGCGGTGTCGCAGAAGCCGCCTTATCGGGTTTTGTCAGAGTGTCTTTTTAACCTCTACTTCTTCGTAGGCTTCGATAAGGTCGCCTACCTTTATGTCGTTGTAGTTGGCGATATTGAGACCGCACTCATAGCCTGAGGCAACTTCTTTCACGTCGTCCTTGAAGCGTTTGAGTGAGCCGAGCTCGCCGGTGTATATGACGATGCCGTCGCGTATGAGGCGCACCTTGTTGGTGCGTTTTATCTTGCCTTCTTTCACGATACCGCCGGCAACGGTACCCACTTTTGAGATGTGGAAGGTCTCGCGCACTTCGACCGTGGCGGTCACTTCTTCCTTGATTTCGGGTGAGAGCATGCCTTCCATGGCGGCTTTTACCTCCTCGATGGCGTCGTAGATAATCGAGTAGAGACGTATGTCGACGCCCTCTTTCTCGGCCAGTTTGCGGGCGGCCATGGAGGGGCGCACTTGGAAGCCGACGATGATGGCGTTGGAGGCGGCAGCCAGGGTGACGTCCGATTCGGAGATTTGGCCTACGGCTTTGTGCAGGACGTTGACTTGTATCTCCTCGGTCGACAACTTGATGAGCGAGTCGCTGAGGGCTTCGATGGAACCGTCGACGTCGCCTTTCACGATGATGTTCAACTCCTGGAAGTTGCCGATGGCGATGCGGCGTCCGATGTCGTCGAGGGTGAGCAGCTTGTGGGTGCGCAGACCCTGTTCGCGTTGCAACTGTTCGCGTTTGGTGGCAATCTCGCGGGCTTCTTGCTCGCTTTCCAATACCTTGAACTGGTCACCGGCCGTGGGGGCGCCGTTCAATCCCAAGATGAGCACAGGTGCCGAAGGCCCGGCCTCCTTGATGCGGGCGTTACGTTCGTTGAACATCGCTTTGACGCGGCCAAACTGGGTGCCGGCCAATACGACGTCGCCCGTGTGCAGGGTTCCGTTTTCGACCAGTACCGTGGCTACATATCCGCGGCCGCGGTCGAGGGCCGATTCGATAATCGAACCTGTGGCCCGGCGGTTGGGGTTGGCTTTCAAGTCGAGCATTTCGGCTTCGAGCAGCACCTTCTCCATCAGTTCCTTCACGCCGGTTCCTTTCTTGGCCGAGATGTCCTGCGACTGGTATTTTCCGCCCCACTCTTCGACCAGGTAGTTCATGTTGGCCAGCTCCTCCTTGATTTTGTCGGGGTTGGCGTTTGGCTTGTCTATCTTGTTGATGGCAAAGACGATAGGTACGCCCGCGGCCGAGGCGTGGTTGATGGCTTCGACCGTTTGGGGCATGACGTTGTCGTCGGCAGCCACGATGATGATGGCGATGTCGGTGACTTTGGCACCGCGGGCACGCATGGCGGTGAAGGCTTCGTGACCCGGCGTGTCGAGGAAGGTGATGCGACGGCCGTCATCGAGAACGACGTTGTAGGCGCCGATGTGCTGGGTGATGCCTCCTGCTTCACCCGCGATGACGTTGGCGTTGCGTATGTAGTCGAGGAGCGAGGTCTTTCCGTGGTCGACGTGACCCATGACGGTCACGATGGGCGGACGCTGCGTGAGGTCTTCTTCGCGGTCGGCCTCTTCTTCCATGGCTTCGGCCACTTCGGCGCTCACATATTCGGTTTTGAACCCGAATTCTTCGGCCACGATGTTGATGGTCTCGGCGTCGAGGCGCTGGTTGATCGATACCATGATACCGAGGCTCATGCAGGTGGCGATGACATTGTTTACCGGCACGTTCATGAGACTGGCCAGGTCATTGGCCGTCACAAACTCGGTGAGTTTCAGGATATGGCTTTCTTCCATCTCCCGTTCGGCCGCCTCTTGGGCTTTGGTCGAGAAGGCTTCCCGTTTCTCTTTCCGCCATTTGGCGCTTTTCTTTTGACCTTTGGCGGTGAGGCGGGCGAGGGTCTCTTTGATTTGTTTTTGCACGTCTTCTTCGTTGACTTCGGCTTTTATGGGCTTTTTCAACTTCGAGGGCTGTTGCTGTTTGCCGTTGTTGTGGCGGTCGCTGCTGTAAGAGTTGTCGATATTGTGTTCGATGTCGATGCGCTCTTTCTTGATGCGTTTGCGTTTTTTGCGTTCCCCGTCGTTTTCGGTATTGTCGTTTGGTGGCGTGGCCGGGCGCTTGTTGTTGTCGACGCGCTGTTTTTCTTTGGCTTCACGCTCCTTGCGTTTCTCTTCTTTGCTTTTTTTCTTCGGACGGGTCTGTTGGTTGATGGCCGATAGGTCGATTTTGCCGACGACGTTGATACCCGGCGTCTTGACCGTGCTCAACTTGAATATATTGTCGCCTTTCTCGGCAGGAGCGGCCTCTTTGGTTTCTTCCGACGCTTCTGCTGCGGCTTCTTGCTGCGTTACTTCGTTTGGGCCTTCAACCTCTTCGGTCGTGGTTTCTGCCTCGGGCTCATCGTCTTCTTCGTCGTAGCTCTCTTCTTCATCGTTCCAGGTGTCGTCTTCTTCGGCATCGGTTTCTTCCGGTGCGGGTTCCGATGTTTCGGTCGGGGCTTCAACAGGAGACTCTACGGTAACTTCCGGCTCTTCGACCTCAGGTTCCTCTACGGGTTGCGCTTTGGGCTCTTCGGCCTTCTTGTGCAAGCTGTCCAAGTCGATTTTGCCGACGGCTTTGATGTGGGGTTTGAGCGATTCGTCGATAATTGTCTCGATTTCCTGAGGCTCGTTGTTACTCTCTTCCTGTGCGGCTTTTTTCTCTTTTTGCCGTTCCTGGCTGATGCGTTCCGACTCGATTTTCAGGTTTTTGTCGGAGCTGAATTCTTTGACGAGCAATTCATATTGCTCGTCGGTGATTTTGGTGTTCGGGGTCAGTTCGATCTCGAAACCTTTCTTTCGCAGGAACGCGGCTACCGTCTGTATGCCTACGTTTAAGTCTCTTGTTACTTTATTTAACCTTATCGACATAGTTCCATTTTAACGTTGATGAATCTGGTTGGCCACTTTTCTTTTCCTCTTGTGGCTGCGAGAGCATAGAACCCGAGCTTTTCGGCTCGATGGGCGGAAACCGGAGGGTTATGCCTCCTCGTCGGTTTCGTCAAATTCCGCTTTCAGAATTTTGATGACTTCATCGACCGTGTCTTCTTCGAGGTCGGCGCCTTCGATGAGCTCCTCACGGCTCTTGGCCAATACGCTCTTGGCGGTGGCGCAGCCGATGCTTTTCAGGGCTTCGATGACCCATTCGTCGATTTCGTCTTTGAATTCATCGAGGTAGATGTCTTCTTCTTCGCCCTCGTCGATGTCGCGGTACACGTCGATGGTGTAGCCGGTGAGCATGCTGGCGAGTTTGATGTTGAGGCCGCCTTTTCCGATGGCGAGCGATACCTCTTCGGGTTTGAGGAACACCTCGGCCTTTTTCTCCTCTTCGTTGAGGCGTATCGAGGATATTTTGGCGGGGTTCAAGGCTCGTTGTATGAAGAGCGACGTGTTGGTCGTGTAGTTGATGACGTCGATGTTCTCGTTGCGCAACTCTCTCACGATGCCGTGTATGCGCGACCCTTTCACACCTACGCAGGCGCCTACCGGGTCGATGCGTTCGTCATACGATTCGACGGCGATTTTTGCCCGTTCGCCGGGAATGCGGGCCACCTTGTGTATGGTGATGAGGCCGTCGTGTATCTCGGGCACTTCGAGCTCGAAGAGTCGGTGCAGGAAATTTTCCGAGGTGCGCGACACGATGATTTTGGGGTTGTTGTTCTTGTTGTCGACCTGCAAGATGACGGCGCGGGCGGTTTCACCCTTGCGGTAGAAGTCGCCGGGAATCTGCTCGGTCTTGGGAAGAATGAGCTCGTTGCCCTCGTCGTCGATGAGGAGCATCTCCTTTTTCCATATTTGATATACTTCGGCGCTGACGAGCTGGCCGATTTTGTCTTTGTATTGGTTGTAAATGGCGTCTTTTTGGAGTTCCAGAATCTTCGATGCGAGAGTCTGGCGCAGGTTCAGAATGGCACGGCGGCCGAATTTCTCGAAGAATACCTCGTCGGTCACCTCTTCGCCCACTTCATAGTCGGCGTCGATTTTCTTCGCTTCCGACAGGGAGATTTGCAGGTTGGGGTCTTCGACCTTGTCGTCTTCGACCACTTCGCGGTTGCGCCATATCTCGAAGTCGCCTTTGTCGGGGTTGACGATGATGTCGAAGTTTTCGTCGGTACCGAACATCTTTGCTAACACGTTGCGGAAAGACTCTTCCAACACGCTGATCATGGTGGTACGGTCGATGTTTTTCAGTTCCTTGAATTCGGCGAAGGTGTCGACCATGCTGATTGTTTCCTCTTTCTTGGCCATTTTATTTGAATCTGATTAGGTATTTTGTATATTTAATTTCGTTGTAGGGGAAAGTCAAATCTTCTTCGACTTCGATTTTGCGCTTGGCGCCTTCGGGTTTCACCTTCTTGGTGACGGTGACGACAAAGCCCGTTTCGTCGGCGGCTTTGAGCACGCCGTTGAGTTTCTGCCCGGCGCGGGTGAGCACCTCGACTTCATTGCCGATGTTTTTTTTGTACTGCCGCACGACTTTGAACGGCGAGGTTATGCCGGCCGAGCCGACTTCAAGTTCATAATCTTCGACATCTCGGTCGAGACGGCTTTCGATGAAGCGGTGCAATGCGGTGCAGCGGTCTATGTCCACGCCTTCGTCGTTGTCGACTTCGACCACGATGCGGTTGTCGGGGGAGACGGTGATGTCGACGATGAACAGGTCGGTTGCCGCAATGCCCTCTTTCACGATTTCTTCTACAATCTGGGTGTCTATCATATCACAAGGTTATCGGCCGGTTCAGAATAAAACGAGGGGACAAACTTGTCCCCTCTCTTACGCGGCTCATTTACGAGGCAAATATAGTCATTTCCTTCGGTGTGCGCAAACCTTCCTCTCTTATTTTGTACGCGAAAGAGGTTTTTGATATGAATATTTATTGTTTTTTAACAATATACCCTTCCTTCATTGCCCGGTCGGGAAGGGAAACTGGCGTAGTTCTTTTCTCAATATCAACTCGTTTCCGTTGCAATAGCAATTGCATATTTCATGGAATCGCGCGTTGTGGCTCATCTCGCTCAGATGGGCGAGCTCGTGCAGAATGACGTAGTCGATGAGTCGGTCGGGCAGGTACATGAGGTGGTAGGAGAGGGTGATGCGGCGGTCGCTGCGACACGCGCCCAGGCGTCGGACTCCTCGCCCGATGATTACGCCGTTGTAGCGGTTGCCCGTTTGGCGGGCCCACTGTTCGAGCCGTTGGGGCAGGAAGTTCTCGGCGGCTTTTTTGAGGTGCCGGTGTATTTCCCGCGCGATGGCCTTCTGCATGAGGGGCGTGCGCCAGTCGATGCCCGCAGGCACCATGATGAGCACCCTCCCGGGGAGTTGCCGGCTGCATACGTTCGTATATGTGCCGTTCGATATTTCGATGGTGAAAGTGCGGGTGGGGATCATGTCGCCCGGACTTAAAAGTGATTGTCTTTTTCGGCGCATGAGCTTGCGCAGGACGTCACGTTTTTCGTCGATGATTTTGAGCACCGCCTCCCGGCGGGTGTGCGGCGGAACGGTAACCGACAGGCTGTCGTTCCGGGCCCTGAAAATGAGGTGCCGCGCTGTGGCGCGTTCGCGCAGGGTGATGAGTCCGAACTCGGGGTCGGTAATGGTGTTGGTGGAAGATTTCATGTCGGCAAAGTTATGCAAATGTCGGGAAAGATGTTGTGCACGATGCCGTCTCTTTTCAGAAGTCGTTACAAAGGCAATTCCCCATGGAGAAATCGTTCGCCCTGTTGCCGCGCACTCTCTCATGGGTGCCTCTTTTACCGGAAGTCGCGGCGGTTTACGGCGACGGCTGTTTCCCCTGTGTGCGGGTCCGATTGCCGCAAAAACATGGTGCTCGTCGTCCCTGACTTACCTTACCGGCAGAGTATGGAGAGGAGTTTCGCGAGGTAGGAGAGGTGGTTGGCTTCGATGTAACGGTCATCTCCCGGGTCGGCCAGTGAGATGAGATAGCTGGCAAATTGAAGGCGGGTTTCGAGCTCTTCGATGTTTCCGAATACCTCATAGGGGTCGACCGATGTGATTTCCAGGATTTCGGGGTAGAAGTCGTATTTTTTGCAGACGTTCTCGATGAGGTTGTGTTTGTCTTTGTTGCATGAGGGGCGATTTCCCGAAAGTATAATCATGGCTTGCAAAAGAGCGGCCAATTCTCTTTTGTTGGGTCTTTTGTTTATCATACAAATAATTTTGGCTTGTATGACAAAAGTAGTAAAATTTGTATCGTTTTTGCCTTTTTTAGGGAGATAATGTATGATTTGTTTAGTTAATAAAACTAAATTAATAGTTTCCCGGGAATTGGAGGCGAAGGTCGAAAGGCGGGGACGGGGCGGAGACGCGTTTATCCGTTGCTTCTCAAATCGACCCCCCACATGAGTTTCTTGCGCAGCGTGTCGGTAAAGAGGTGTTTGTCGCGTTTGATGATGCGTATGGGGAAAGGGGCCTTGCACAGGGTGATGCTTTCGCCCGAATATTTCTCTTCGGAGCGGCCGTCGAGGCTCACCAGGAAATGGCGGTTGCGACCTTCGGCCACGAGCGTTATCTCGGCATTGTCGCCAATGACCAGTGGCCGCACGTTGAGGCTGTGCGGTGCCACGGGGGTGATGATGAAGTTGGCCGCGTTGGGGGCGACGATGGGGCCGCCCACGCTCAGGGAGTAACCCGTCGAGCCGGTAGGGGTGGCGACCAGCAGACCGTCGGCCTGGTAGGTGTTCAGGAACGAGCCGTCGAGATAGGCGTGTATGGTAATCATCGAAGAGGTGTCGAGTTTGAGCACGGCCACCTCATTCAGGGCATAGGGCCACGCGGCGTGGCTGCCGTCGGAGACGTGCAGCAGGGCTCTCTCTTCGATGTGATAGCGCCCTTCCATGATTTCGTCGATGGCCTGTGCCATCTCGCTGCATTGTACGTCGGCCAGGAAACCCATGCGGCCGAGGTTGATGCCGAGAATGGGGATTCCCTTGTCACCGATGCGCTCGGCCGTTTTCAGGAACGTGCCGTCCCCGCCGAGGCTCAGGGCGATGTCGGCTTCGAAATCATTTCCCGAGAGAACCGCGGCTCCCGGTTCTGTTATGCCCATGTCGTGCATGATTCTGAGAAATTCCCGGTCGATGAGCAGTTGGGGGGCGTATTTTTTCAGAGAAGAAAACAGGGTGTTGATTTCTTCTTTTTTGTCTGTGGCGTAGGATTTTCCGAAAATGACGATTCTCATGGGAGCGGTGCTGGTCGTTTGGGAGTGGAAATTTTGTGAAATATGCTGCAAATGTGGAATAGTTTTTTTCAAAATTGAACAAAAGCTATTACTTTTGCGAGTAATATTCGTGTACAAAAGTAAGAAAAAAAACAGTACCCGCATATCGAAATCCGAAAAACGGAATAACTCCTAATGTTATTATGACACAACTCAGCGTAAATGTAAACAAAGTCGCCACCTTGCGCAATGCCCGTGGCGGGCAAGTCCCCGATGTGTTGAAGGTCGCTCTCGATTGCGAACAGTTCGGCGCGCAAGGCATTACCGTGCACCCGCGCCCCGACGAACGCCATATCCGTTATGCCGACGTCTATGCCTTGCGCCCGGCCCTGCACACCGAATTCAACATCGAAGGCAATCCCATCGGCAAGTTTGTCGACCTCGTCTTGCAGGTAAAACCGGCCCAGGTGACCATGGTCCCCGATGCGGTCGATGCCATTACCTCCAATGCGGGGTGGGACACGCGTCGGAATTTCGATTTCCTCAGTGAGACGGTCGACCGTTTCAACCATGCCGGCATACGCACCTCGATATTCGTCGATGCCGACCTCGAAATGATTGAGTGGGCCGCCAAGACGGGAACCGACCGCGTAGAGCTCTACACCGAGCCCTATGCTTCGGGCTATGCCGCCGACCGGGAAAAGGCCGTCGCCCCCTTTGTCGAAGCCGCCAAGTTGGCTCACAAGTTGGGCATGGGAGTAAATGCCGGTCACGACCTCAGCCTCGAAAACCTGCGCTATTTCCACGAGCAGGTTCCTTATGTCGATGAGGTGTCGATAGGCCATGCCTTGATATGCGACGCCCTCTATTATGGCCTCGAAGAGACGATTCGTCGCTATTTGGATTGCTTGAAATAAATCTCATACGATAA of the Candidatus Caccoplasma merdavium genome contains:
- the infB gene encoding translation initiation factor IF-2 — encoded protein: MSIRLNKVTRDLNVGIQTVAAFLRKKGFEIELTPNTKITDEQYELLVKEFSSDKNLKIESERISQERQKEKKAAQEESNNEPQEIETIIDESLKPHIKAVGKIDLDSLHKKAEEPKAQPVEEPEVEEPEVTVESPVEAPTETSEPAPEETDAEEDDTWNDEEESYDEEDDEPEAETTTEEVEGPNEVTQQEAAAEASEETKEAAPAEKGDNIFKLSTVKTPGINVVGKIDLSAINQQTRPKKKSKEEKRKEREAKEKQRVDNNKRPATPPNDNTENDGERKKRKRIKKERIDIEHNIDNSYSSDRHNNGKQQQPSKLKKPIKAEVNEEDVQKQIKETLARLTAKGQKKSAKWRKEKREAFSTKAQEAAEREMEESHILKLTEFVTANDLASLMNVPVNNVIATCMSLGIMVSINQRLDAETINIVAEEFGFKTEYVSAEVAEAMEEEADREEDLTQRPPIVTVMGHVDHGKTSLLDYIRNANVIAGEAGGITQHIGAYNVVLDDGRRITFLDTPGHEAFTAMRARGAKVTDIAIIIVAADDNVMPQTVEAINHASAAGVPIVFAINKIDKPNANPDKIKEELANMNYLVEEWGGKYQSQDISAKKGTGVKELMEKVLLEAEMLDLKANPNRRATGSIIESALDRGRGYVATVLVENGTLHTGDVVLAGTQFGRVKAMFNERNARIKEAGPSAPVLILGLNGAPTAGDQFKVLESEQEAREIATKREQLQREQGLRTHKLLTLDDIGRRIAIGNFQELNIIVKGDVDGSIEALSDSLIKLSTEEIQVNVLHKAVGQISESDVTLAAASNAIIVGFQVRPSMAARKLAEKEGVDIRLYSIIYDAIEEVKAAMEGMLSPEIKEEVTATVEVRETFHISKVGTVAGGIVKEGKIKRTNKVRLIRDGIVIYTGELGSLKRFKDDVKEVASGYECGLNIANYNDIKVGDLIEAYEEVEVKKTL
- a CDS encoding NAD kinase; this translates as MRIVIFGKSYATDKKEEINTLFSSLKKYAPQLLIDREFLRIMHDMGITEPGAAVLSGNDFEADIALSLGGDGTFLKTAERIGDKGIPILGINLGRMGFLADVQCSEMAQAIDEIMEGRYHIEERALLHVSDGSHAAWPYALNEVAVLKLDTSSMITIHAYLDGSFLNTYQADGLLVATPTGSTGYSLSVGGPIVAPNAANFIITPVAPHSLNVRPLVIGDNAEITLVAEGRNRHFLVSLDGRSEEKYSGESITLCKAPFPIRIIKRDKHLFTDTLRKKLMWGVDLRSNG
- a CDS encoding pyridoxine 5'-phosphate synthase; translated protein: MTQLSVNVNKVATLRNARGGQVPDVLKVALDCEQFGAQGITVHPRPDERHIRYADVYALRPALHTEFNIEGNPIGKFVDLVLQVKPAQVTMVPDAVDAITSNAGWDTRRNFDFLSETVDRFNHAGIRTSIFVDADLEMIEWAAKTGTDRVELYTEPYASGYAADREKAVAPFVEAAKLAHKLGMGVNAGHDLSLENLRYFHEQVPYVDEVSIGHALICDALYYGLEETIRRYLDCLK
- the nusA gene encoding transcription termination/antitermination protein NusA, producing the protein MAKKEETISMVDTFAEFKELKNIDRTTMISVLEESFRNVLAKMFGTDENFDIIVNPDKGDFEIWRNREVVEDDKVEDPNLQISLSEAKKIDADYEVGEEVTDEVFFEKFGRRAILNLRQTLASKILELQKDAIYNQYKDKIGQLVSAEVYQIWKKEMLLIDDEGNELILPKTEQIPGDFYRKGETARAVILQVDNKNNNPKIIVSRTSENFLHRLFELEVPEIHDGLITIHKVARIPGERAKIAVESYDERIDPVGACVGVKGSRIHGIVRELRNENIDVINYTTNTSLFIQRALNPAKISSIRLNEEEKKAEVFLKPEEVSLAIGKGGLNIKLASMLTGYTIDVYRDIDEGEEEDIYLDEFKDEIDEWVIEALKSIGCATAKSVLAKSREELIEGADLEEDTVDEVIKILKAEFDETDEEA
- a CDS encoding DUF45 domain-containing protein produces the protein MKSSTNTITDPEFGLITLRERATARHLIFRARNDSLSVTVPPHTRREAVLKIIDEKRDVLRKLMRRKRQSLLSPGDMIPTRTFTIEISNGTYTNVCSRQLPGRVLIMVPAGIDWRTPLMQKAIAREIHRHLKKAAENFLPQRLEQWARQTGNRYNGVIIGRGVRRLGACRSDRRITLSYHLMYLPDRLIDYVILHELAHLSEMSHNARFHEICNCYCNGNELILRKELRQFPFPTGQ
- the rimP gene encoding ribosome assembly cofactor RimP, whose amino-acid sequence is MIDTQIVEEIVKEGIAATDLFIVDITVSPDNRIVVEVDNDEGVDIDRCTALHRFIESRLDRDVEDYELEVGSAGITSPFKVVRQYKKNIGNEVEVLTRAGQKLNGVLKAADETGFVVTVTKKVKPEGAKRKIEVEEDLTFPYNEIKYTKYLIRFK